Genomic DNA from Nonomuraea rubra:
GCGGGCGGGGAGATGGTGGGGCTCATCGGGCCGAACGGCGCCGGCAAGACCACCCTGTTCAACTGCCTGACCCGGCGCTACACCCCCCAGGCCGGGACGATCACGTACGAGGGCAGGGACCTGACCGCCGTGGCCCCGCACGCCATCGTCGGGCTCGGCATCGCCAGGACCTTCCAGAACCTGGGCCTGTTCCCCCGCCTGTCCGTACGCGACAACGTGCTGGTCGGCGCGCACCACAGGGGCCGCGCCGGCTTCTTCTCCGCCGGGCTGCGGCTGCCGGGCGTGGGCCGCGAGGAACGCGAGCTGCGCGCCGAGGCCGACGCCGTGCTGGAACGGCTGGGCCTGGCCGAGGTGGCCGCGCATCCGGCGACCGGGCTCCCGTTCGGCACCCTGAAACGCGTCGAGCTGGCCCGCGCGCTGATCGCCCGCCCCCGGCTGCTGCTCCTCGACGAGCCGGTGAACGGGCTGAACGCGGCCGAGGTGGACGAGTTCGCGGGCACGCTGGGGTCGATCCGCACCGAGTACGGCCTGACGGTCATCGTGGTCGAGCACCACATGGGGTTCGTCATGGGCATCTGCGAGCGCATCGTCTGCCTCGACTTCGGCCGCAAGATCGCCGAAGGCCCGCCCGAGGAGGTCCAGCGGGACCCGGCCGTGATCGAGGCCTACCTGGGGACGGCGGCATGAGTTCCGATCTGGTGGTGGAGGACCTGGTCGCCGGTTACGGCGACGCGCAGGTGCTGCACGGCGTGCGCTTCACCGTCCGCGAGGGCGAGGTCTGCGCGATCCTCGGCCCCAACGGCGCCGGCAAGACCACGCTGCTGCGCGCCCTGTCCGGCATGGTGAGGACGCGCGGCACGATCACGCTCGGCGGCGTCCCCCTGGCCGGCCGCTCGCCCGACGCCGTCGCCCGGCTCGGCGTCGCCCACGTGCCCGAGGGGCGCGGCACGTTCATGCCGCTGACCGTCGAGGAGAACCTCCGGCTCGGCGCGTACGTCCGGCGCGGCCCGGCCGTGAACGACGACCTCGAACGCATCTACCAGTACTTCCCGGTCCTGAAGAAGCGGCTCAAGCAGGCCGCGGGCAGCCTCAGCGGCGGCGAGCAGCAGATGCTCGCCCTCGGCAGGGCCCTCATGCTGCGCCCCCGGGTGCTGCTGCTCGACGAGCCGTCGCTGGGCCTGGCCCCGCTCGTCACCCGGGAGCTGTTCCGCATCGTCCAGACCATCAACGAAGAGGAGCAGACCACCGTGGTCGTCGTCGAGCAGAACGCCCATCTTGCCCTGGGCGTCGCCCAGCAGGCGCACGTCCTGGAGACCGGGCGGATCGTGCTGTCGGGCACGGCCGAGGAGATCCGGGCCGACGAGCAGGTCGCCCAGTCCTACCTCGGCTACCGGGTGTAGCGCGATGGCCGGATTCCTGCAGCAGGTCGTCGAGGGGCTCGGCGCGGGCGCCATCTACGCCAGCCTGGCGCTGGCCCTGGTGCTGATCTACCAGTTCACCGGGATCGTCAACTTCGCCCAGGGCGAGCTGGCCATGTTCTCCACCTACATCGCGTGGCAGTGCGTGGCCGCCGGCATGCCGTTCTGGCTGGCGCTGGTGGTGACGCTGGCCGTTTCGTTCGCCGGCGGGATGCTCATCGAACGGGTCATCATCAGGCCGGTCGAGGGCGCGCCCGAGCTGACCATCGTGATCGTCACCGTCGGGCTGTTCATCTTCGTCAACGCCGCCGCCGGCTGGATCTGGACGTTCCTCATCAAGGACTTCCCGAACCCGTTCCCCGGCGGCGCGCTGGAGGCGGTGGGCATCAGCGTGAGCTTCTCCACGCTGGGCGTGCTCGGCGTGGTGGCGCTGGTCATGGGGCTGCTGTACGTGCTCTTCCAGTACACCAAGATCGGGCTGGGCATGCGGGCCGTGGCCACGAACCCCGCCTCCGCCCGCCTGGTCGGCATCCGCGTGGGCCGTACGCTCGCGCTCGGCTGGGGCCTGGCCGCCACCGTCGGCGCCGTGTCAGGGGTGCTCGTGGCGCCGCTGCTGTTCCTGGAGCCGAACATGATGGGCGGCGTCCTCATCTACGCCTTCGCCGCCGCCACGCTCGGCGGCTTCGACAGCCCGCTCGGCGCGGTCACCGGCGGCCTGATCGTGGGCGTCGCCGAGACGCTCGCCGGGGCCTACGTCGGCTTCATCGGGTCCGACCTCAAGGTGGGGGTGCCGCTGGTGATCATCCTCGGTGTGCTGCTGCTGCGGCCCCAGGGGCTCTTCGGCCGGGCGGCGGTGGAGCGGGCATGAGCGCTACGAAAGTGCCGGTCAAGCCGGTCCCGGTCACCGAGCGGAAGAAGCCGGACTGGAAGTGGGCCGGGCTCGCCCTGCTCCTGGCCGCCGCCGCGATCTACGCGCCCTTCCAGCTCGTCCCCTTCCACGTCTTCCAGCTCACGATGGTGCTGGTGTACGCGGTGGTGCTGCTCGGGCTCAACCTCCTCGTCGGCCACGCGGGGCAGATCTCCCTCGGCCACGGTGCCTTCTTCGCCGTCGGCGCGTACGCGGCCGCCATCCTCATGGACCGGTGGGCGGTGCCGTACCCGCTGACGCTGCCCGCCGCGGCGGCGGTGGCGTTCGTGCTGGGCCTCGCGCTCGGCGTGCCGGCCATGCGGCTGCGCGGCCTGTACCTGGCGCTGGTGACGCTCGCCATCGCGATCTTCCTCGTCCCGCTGCTGAAGCGGTTCGAGGAGCTGACCGGCGGCTCCATGGGCCTGACGCTGGCCAAGCCGGCGCCGCCCGCGTGGAGCGGGCTGGCCGAGGACCAGTGGCTGTACTTCCTCACGCTGGCCGTCGCCGTCGCCGCGTTCCTGCTGGCCGCCTCGCTGCTGCGCTCGCGGGTCGGCCGGGCCCTGCACGCCCTCAGGGACAACGAGACCGCGGCCGAGGTCATGGGCGTGCGGCTGTCGTTCTACAAGACGCTCGCGTTCGCCTGGAGCGCCATGTTCGCCGGAGCGGCGGGGTGTGTCTACACGTGGGTGATCGGGTTCGTCTCACCGGACTCGTTCACCGTGAACCTGTCGATCACCTTGCTGGCCGGCCTGGTCGTCGGCGGGCTCGGCTCGCTGTCCGGACCCGTGCTCGGCGGGTTGTTCGTCATGTTCGTGCCGAGCATCTCTCAGGACGTCAACGACGCGGCGCCCGGCGTCATCTTCGGCCTGCTGATCATCGCGGTGATGTACGTGGCCCCGACGGGGCTGGCCGGTCTGGCCGGGCGCTTGATCAAGAAGATTCCCCGGAAGGAGTAAGAGGGATGCGAGTTTCTGCGATCGGCTGCACGGCGCTGCTCCTGCTCGCGGTCGCCGCCTGCGGGGGGCGCGACGCGGCCACCGGCGGCGGCACAGGAGGCACGGCCTCGGCCGGAGGCCAGTGTGCGGGGCAGCAGACCACCGGCATCACCGACACGAGCATGAAACTGGGCGGCATCTACCCGCTGTCCGGCCCCGCCTCCGCCTATGGGGACATCCCCAAGGGCATCAAGGCGTACTTCGACTACGTCAACGCCGAGAAGGGCGGCATCGGCGGGCGCAAGGTCGAGTTCGTCGTCCGCGACGACGGCTACTCCCCGCCCAAGGCCGTCGAGGAGGCCCGCAGGCTGGTGGAGCAGGAGCAGGTCTTCGCCCTGTTCCAGACGCTCGGCACCCCCTCCACCGCCGCCACCTGGGACTACACCAACCAGCGCAAGGTCCCGCAGGTCTTCGTGGCCACCGGCGCCTCCATCTGGGGCACCGACACCGCCCACCCGTGGACGATCGGCTGGCAGCCCAACTACATCTCCGAGGCCCGCGTCTACGCGGCTTACCTGAAGAAGGAGAAGCCCGACGCCAAGGTCGCCGTGCTCTACCAGAACGACGACTTCGGCAAGGACCTGTTCGGCGGGTTCAAGCGGGCACTCGAGGGCACGCAGGTGCAGGTCGTGGCCGAGCAGAGCTACGAGGTCACCGACCCCAGCGTGGACCCGCAGATGCGCAACCTCGCCGAGTCCAAGGCCGACGTCTTCCTCAACATCACCACGCCGAAGTTCGGCTCGCAGGCGCTGGCCGCCGACGCCAAGAACACCAAGTGGAACCCGCTGCACATCGTCAACAACGTCGCCGCCTCGATCACGGTGCTCAAGCCGGTCGGGTTCGAGAACGTGCAGGGCGTCGTGTCGGCCACGTACTACAAGGACCCGAACGACCCGACGTGGGCGAACGACGCCGAGATGCAGCTCTACAAGCAGAAGATGCAGCAGTACGCGCCGGGGGCCGACGTCAACGTGCCGTACCACACCTTCGGCTGGGCGGCGGCGAGCAGCTTCCACAAGGCCATGGAGGCGGCCGCCTGCCCGACCCGTGAGGGCCTGCGGGACTCCGTCCGCAACCTCAAGGGCGTCAAGGTGGACATGCTGCTGCCCGGGGTGACGCTGGACACCGCGCAGGGTGACGGCTTCCCGATCGAGTCGATGCAGCTCATGACGTTCAAGGGAGAGCGGTGGGAGCTGTTCGGGGACGTGATCGACACCCGCAAGGAGTTCGGCCCGCTGGGCGGCTGACGCGGCCTCAGGGCTTGATGGTGCCGGCCCGCACCAGCCAGCCGACCGCTTCGGAGACGGCCTCCAGCGAGGTGTACCGGGGCCGGTGCCCCAGCAGCCGCGCGGCCTTCTCCATGCTGCAGTGCGGGCTGTGCAGGATGTGGTCGTAGGTGACCTGCGCGTCGAACTCCGGCACCGTGCCCCGCCACTCCTCCCACGGCAGGAACGCCAGCCTGGCCTCCCTGCCGAACCATCCCGCCACCGCCCCGGCGAACCCGCGCAACGTCAGGGCGGTGGCGGCGACGGAGTGGAAGCTCTCCCCGACGGCCGCGGACGGGGCGGCCATGGCGTCCATGAACAGCCGCGCGACGTCGTCGGCGTGCACGTGCTGCACGGTCTCCATGCCCAGGTTGGGCAGCGCGACCTCGCTGCCCTCCGCGAGCTTCTGGAACACCTCGGGGTTCACGTTCCCGGCCGGGTTCACCGGCACCCAGCCCGGCCCGGTGATGTGCCCCGGATGGATGATCGTGACGGGGAACCCCTCCCGGTGGGCCCGGTCGAGCAGGTGGGCCTCGATGGCCGCCTTCCGGATGCCGTACTCGCCGAAGGGCGCCCGCTTCGCCGCCTCGGTCGTCGGCACCTGCGCGCTCGGCCCGTGCACCCAGATCGTCCCGCAGTGCAGGAACTGCCGCACCCGCCCGGCGAGCGCGTCGGCGATCGCCCGGGCGCTCGGCTCGGTGAAGCAGATGAGGTCGATGACCACGTCGCCGCCCAGCTCGGCGATCCGCCGCCCGAAGCTCCCGTCGGCCTCCTCCGCCTCGCGGTCGGCGACGACGGTGGTGACCCGCTGCCAGGCACCGTGCGGGGTGTACGGCTCCCGCTTCCCCCGGCTCACGTTGACGACCTCATGCCCGGCCTCGACCAGGCGGGGGATGAGGTACGTACCGATGTGCCCACTGCCGCCGATCACCACAACACGCATGGGCTCAGCGTAGCCCCATCAGACCGGCCCGCGACGCGCCCGCAGGATCGGGACGCCGTCCCCCTCCAGCTCGTCGCAGTGCGCCTCGCGCCCGGTCATCGCCATGATCAGGGCGACGGTACGCCCGGACACGACCGCCCCCGAGCCCGTCTCGAACGGCCCGTCGGTGGCGACGAGCCGCAGCCCGCCGATCCGCCCCTTGGCCTTCACCACCTGGTCCGATCCCCGGTAGTACTCGGCCAGCCGCGTGACGGTCTCGACCGGGTAGTCCCGGCGGATGCCCAGGGGGCGGCGGATGTCCTCCCCGTGCACGATCGTCTCCCCGAGCATCGCCACTCCGGGCAGAGGCGGTGAGGTCGTGCTGGTGACGACGCGCTCGAAGCGTTCCAGGGTCTCGGCCCCGTCGGCGCCCAGATGCTCGGCCAGCCGCATCGCCACCTGCTTGTCGAAGTCGAACCGGCAGCGGATCACGCCCGCCAGCCACCGCAGCGGGGTGAGGCTGGCCCCGGCCGTCAGGTGGGCGAGCACCTCGCGGACCGTCAGCCCGTCGCACAACGACGGCGTCGCCCACCGCTCCTCCGCCAGGCCGGCCAGGTCGGCGGCGAGGGCGGCGCGCTCGGCGTGGACCGGTGCCCAGGCTGTCTCTGTCATGACCGGACGTCTCTCCCTGATCTGGTTCGTCGTGCTCACCAGGGGAGACTTCCGCCGCGGCGGAAACTCATCGGGTGGCCGTACCGGTTCTACACGGTACGGGGTGCTCGCATGCCGGCGGCGATCAGCCAGCCGATCCCGGCCACGAGCAGCAGGTCGCCCACGCTGATCAGCAGGTGCGTGCCCGGCACCGGGATCACGTCGCCGAGCCAGGGCAGCCGGGTGGCGGCGTCCATCACCTCGTGCTTGGGCGTCTCCCCGCTCGTGCCGGCGAAGGGCATGCGCCCGTTCACCAGAATGGCCAGGCCGTTCATCGCGCCGCCCGCGAGGATCACGGCGAGAGGCGGCCGGACCGGGCATCCGGGGTCGCGCAGGTTGAGCAGTCCCCAGACGCCGACCAGGACGAAGACCGGCCCGATCAGGGAAAGGCCGAACAGGGTCACTCCGGCGAATTGCGCCGCTTGCAGCAGGGCCGCGGCCAGCAGCAGCGGCAACGCCTTGAGCCGCAGGTCGGCGAGGTGGTGCAGCCGGCCTCCGAAGAGGTAGCCGAGGGCCGCGCCCAGCAGTACGGGCGCGGCCATGAGCAGGATCATCCGCCGTCGAGGGCCGGGGCGCCGGCGGTCCGGCGCGGCTCCATCATCACGTTCACCGATCACGCGGCCGCCGGCCGAGCGCCGTTCGCAGCGCCCCCGACGGGTCGCCGCCGCGCCAGGCGACATGCTGGTCCGGCCGGACCAGAGTCAGCGGCTCACCGGGCAGATCGACGATCCGCAACGGCACCCCCAGTTCCTCCGCCTCCGCGACCAGCACGGCGGCCCCCGGCGAGCGCTGGTCGCCGACCAGGCTGAACGCGGGCCCCAGCCGGTCGTACAGGGACTCCCCGGGAGCCAGCCACCGGTGCGGCAGCCGCTCCCCGGCCCCGGAGGAGACGATGGCGGACCCGGCGTAGGTGTAGCCGAGCACCAGGTCCAGGCTGTGGAACTCGCTGTCCTTGGTCCGCAGCACCGCCTCCGCCACCGCCGGTCGTACCTTCTCGAACTCGGCGTCGTCCCCCATCAGCGCCGGGTCCGCGAGCTCGGGGGCGAGGGTGGCCATGTTCCTGGCGGCGGCCTCGATGGTGTCGGCGGCGATGGGGCGGCGCTCGCTCTCGTACGTGGCCAGCAGGCCGGGGGGCGCCCACCCCAGCAGTACGGCGGCCAGCTTCCAGCCGATGTTGACCGCGTCGCCGATGCCGGTGTTGAACCCGTGACCCCCGTAGGGCGGGTTCTGGTGCGCCGCGTCGCCCGCCAGGAAGACCCGGTCGCTGGCGTACCGGTCCGCCAGCAGCATCCGCGCCGTCCACGGGTCGGTGGCCAGGATCTCCACCTCGATGTCGTCACCGGCGAGGTTGCGCACCAGTTGTACGGGGTCGGCGTCCTCCGCCCGCACCCCCTGGGCGATGCACCACCAGGTGTCCTTCAGGTCGAGGC
This window encodes:
- a CDS encoding ABC transporter ATP-binding protein, giving the protein MLEVHDLTVRFGGITALDGVGFGVAGGEMVGLIGPNGAGKTTLFNCLTRRYTPQAGTITYEGRDLTAVAPHAIVGLGIARTFQNLGLFPRLSVRDNVLVGAHHRGRAGFFSAGLRLPGVGREERELRAEADAVLERLGLAEVAAHPATGLPFGTLKRVELARALIARPRLLLLDEPVNGLNAAEVDEFAGTLGSIRTEYGLTVIVVEHHMGFVMGICERIVCLDFGRKIAEGPPEEVQRDPAVIEAYLGTAA
- a CDS encoding ABC transporter ATP-binding protein; this encodes MSSDLVVEDLVAGYGDAQVLHGVRFTVREGEVCAILGPNGAGKTTLLRALSGMVRTRGTITLGGVPLAGRSPDAVARLGVAHVPEGRGTFMPLTVEENLRLGAYVRRGPAVNDDLERIYQYFPVLKKRLKQAAGSLSGGEQQMLALGRALMLRPRVLLLDEPSLGLAPLVTRELFRIVQTINEEEQTTVVVVEQNAHLALGVAQQAHVLETGRIVLSGTAEEIRADEQVAQSYLGYRV
- a CDS encoding branched-chain amino acid ABC transporter permease, with the translated sequence MAGFLQQVVEGLGAGAIYASLALALVLIYQFTGIVNFAQGELAMFSTYIAWQCVAAGMPFWLALVVTLAVSFAGGMLIERVIIRPVEGAPELTIVIVTVGLFIFVNAAAGWIWTFLIKDFPNPFPGGALEAVGISVSFSTLGVLGVVALVMGLLYVLFQYTKIGLGMRAVATNPASARLVGIRVGRTLALGWGLAATVGAVSGVLVAPLLFLEPNMMGGVLIYAFAAATLGGFDSPLGAVTGGLIVGVAETLAGAYVGFIGSDLKVGVPLVIILGVLLLRPQGLFGRAAVERA
- a CDS encoding branched-chain amino acid ABC transporter permease gives rise to the protein MSATKVPVKPVPVTERKKPDWKWAGLALLLAAAAIYAPFQLVPFHVFQLTMVLVYAVVLLGLNLLVGHAGQISLGHGAFFAVGAYAAAILMDRWAVPYPLTLPAAAAVAFVLGLALGVPAMRLRGLYLALVTLAIAIFLVPLLKRFEELTGGSMGLTLAKPAPPAWSGLAEDQWLYFLTLAVAVAAFLLAASLLRSRVGRALHALRDNETAAEVMGVRLSFYKTLAFAWSAMFAGAAGCVYTWVIGFVSPDSFTVNLSITLLAGLVVGGLGSLSGPVLGGLFVMFVPSISQDVNDAAPGVIFGLLIIAVMYVAPTGLAGLAGRLIKKIPRKE
- a CDS encoding ABC transporter substrate-binding protein, giving the protein MRVSAIGCTALLLLAVAACGGRDAATGGGTGGTASAGGQCAGQQTTGITDTSMKLGGIYPLSGPASAYGDIPKGIKAYFDYVNAEKGGIGGRKVEFVVRDDGYSPPKAVEEARRLVEQEQVFALFQTLGTPSTAATWDYTNQRKVPQVFVATGASIWGTDTAHPWTIGWQPNYISEARVYAAYLKKEKPDAKVAVLYQNDDFGKDLFGGFKRALEGTQVQVVAEQSYEVTDPSVDPQMRNLAESKADVFLNITTPKFGSQALAADAKNTKWNPLHIVNNVAASITVLKPVGFENVQGVVSATYYKDPNDPTWANDAEMQLYKQKMQQYAPGADVNVPYHTFGWAAASSFHKAMEAAACPTREGLRDSVRNLKGVKVDMLLPGVTLDTAQGDGFPIESMQLMTFKGERWELFGDVIDTRKEFGPLGG
- a CDS encoding NAD-dependent epimerase/dehydratase family protein; this translates as MRVVVIGGSGHIGTYLIPRLVEAGHEVVNVSRGKREPYTPHGAWQRVTTVVADREAEEADGSFGRRIAELGGDVVIDLICFTEPSARAIADALAGRVRQFLHCGTIWVHGPSAQVPTTEAAKRAPFGEYGIRKAAIEAHLLDRAHREGFPVTIIHPGHITGPGWVPVNPAGNVNPEVFQKLAEGSEVALPNLGMETVQHVHADDVARLFMDAMAAPSAAVGESFHSVAATALTLRGFAGAVAGWFGREARLAFLPWEEWRGTVPEFDAQVTYDHILHSPHCSMEKAARLLGHRPRYTSLEAVSEAVGWLVRAGTIKP
- a CDS encoding maleylpyruvate isomerase family mycothiol-dependent enzyme, with amino-acid sequence MTETAWAPVHAERAALAADLAGLAEERWATPSLCDGLTVREVLAHLTAGASLTPLRWLAGVIRCRFDFDKQVAMRLAEHLGADGAETLERFERVVTSTTSPPLPGVAMLGETIVHGEDIRRPLGIRRDYPVETVTRLAEYYRGSDQVVKAKGRIGGLRLVATDGPFETGSGAVVSGRTVALIMAMTGREAHCDELEGDGVPILRARRGPV
- a CDS encoding DUF5317 family protein, with product MAAPVLLGAALGYLFGGRLHHLADLRLKALPLLLAAALLQAAQFAGVTLFGLSLIGPVFVLVGVWGLLNLRDPGCPVRPPLAVILAGGAMNGLAILVNGRMPFAGTSGETPKHEVMDAATRLPWLGDVIPVPGTHLLISVGDLLLVAGIGWLIAAGMRAPRTV
- a CDS encoding FAD-dependent monooxygenase; its protein translation is MDLVRQVPDSVPVLIAGGGPVGLATAVELAHHGVRCLVVEPRETVSWLRPRAKTTSARSMELLRRWGLAETLRSRAPLAVSWSDEAVFTTGLLGREITRIGGCFGLDLVGSDLAAEPGQQVPQPLVEEVLREAVGDALLTGWQVAGLQEDADGVTVRITSGDQEREVRAQYVVGCDGPRSVTRAAIGSRYEGRQDARPNFNIVFRAPGLAERMRHGPAVHYWVLNPAQPGMLGRLDLKDTWWCIAQGVRAEDADPVQLVRNLAGDDIEVEILATDPWTARMLLADRYASDRVFLAGDAAHQNPPYGGHGFNTGIGDAVNIGWKLAAVLLGWAPPGLLATYESERRPIAADTIEAAARNMATLAPELADPALMGDDAEFEKVRPAVAEAVLRTKDSEFHSLDLVLGYTYAGSAIVSSGAGERLPHRWLAPGESLYDRLGPAFSLVGDQRSPGAAVLVAEAEELGVPLRIVDLPGEPLTLVRPDQHVAWRGGDPSGALRTALGRRPRDR